Proteins encoded by one window of Martelella endophytica:
- a CDS encoding carbohydrate ABC transporter permease, with the protein MLSHKRSPLVWFSHITVALLVILWTIPTFGLLVTSLRDKDQIVASGWWTSLSTSTQNLIYRAPGADGQTEEDGVYVITGNALEGAGGKVAKFGTSSLRPEEYEVGQTVDIGDGQQLTVEESGDYRMTSPEPFGRRGERIFVTAEIPPRFTLENYRNVLTAEGIGQSFLNSLTVAIPSTIIPVLVAAYAAYALSWMKFPFRNLLLAIIVGLLVVPLQMSLIPLLQMYNKIGQTFGVPAKTYVGIWLAHMGFGLPLAIYLLRNYIAGLPREIMESARVDGANDFMIFNKIILPLSYPALASFAIFQFLWTWNDLLVATVFLGNSEQTIVLTARLRELLGSRGGNWEILTASAFISIIVPLIVFFALQRYLVRGLLAGSVKGG; encoded by the coding sequence ATGCTTTCTCACAAAAGATCGCCGCTCGTCTGGTTCTCGCACATCACCGTGGCTCTCCTGGTCATTCTGTGGACCATTCCGACCTTCGGCCTGCTCGTCACCTCGCTCCGTGACAAGGACCAGATCGTCGCCTCCGGCTGGTGGACGTCGCTTTCGACCTCGACGCAGAACCTCATCTACCGTGCCCCGGGTGCGGATGGGCAGACCGAGGAAGACGGTGTCTATGTCATCACCGGCAACGCGCTGGAAGGCGCTGGCGGCAAGGTCGCGAAGTTCGGCACTTCGTCGCTGAGGCCGGAGGAATACGAAGTCGGCCAGACCGTCGATATCGGCGATGGCCAGCAACTGACCGTCGAGGAGAGCGGCGATTACCGCATGACCTCGCCGGAACCCTTCGGCCGGCGCGGCGAACGCATCTTCGTCACCGCGGAAATTCCGCCGCGCTTCACACTTGAGAACTATCGCAACGTTCTGACGGCGGAGGGCATCGGCCAGTCCTTCCTGAACTCGCTGACGGTGGCGATACCCTCCACCATCATCCCGGTTCTGGTGGCGGCCTATGCGGCCTATGCGCTGTCGTGGATGAAATTCCCGTTCCGCAACCTGCTCCTGGCCATCATCGTTGGCCTGCTGGTCGTGCCGCTGCAGATGTCGCTCATTCCGCTGCTGCAGATGTATAACAAGATCGGCCAGACCTTCGGCGTGCCGGCCAAGACCTATGTCGGCATATGGCTGGCGCATATGGGATTTGGTCTGCCGCTCGCGATCTACCTCTTGCGAAATTATATCGCCGGCCTGCCGCGTGAGATCATGGAATCGGCCCGTGTCGACGGTGCCAATGACTTCATGATCTTCAACAAGATCATCCTGCCGCTGTCCTATCCGGCGCTCGCCTCCTTCGCGATCTTCCAGTTCCTGTGGACCTGGAACGACCTGCTGGTGGCAACCGTCTTCCTTGGCAACAGCGAGCAGACGATCGTGCTGACGGCAAGGCTGCGCGAGCTGCTCGGTTCCCGCGGCGGCAACTGGGAGATCCTGACGGCATCCGCCTTCATCTCCATCATCGTGCCGCTTATCGTGTTCTTCGCGCTGCAGCGCTATCTGGTGCGCGGCCTGCTTGCGGGGTCGGTCAAGGGCGGCTGA
- a CDS encoding carbohydrate ABC transporter permease — protein MEQVIKALLAVVIGVAAAVIYFYGSNKLLDIIFPSQTRDPAKGVRNLRVSGMIRPWLFLGPALLSLGVYLVWPVVASVDYSLHGPSGQNFVGLANYRWLFFDAEFRESMFNNMLWLVFVPALSTFFGLIIAWLTDRIWWGSFAKMMIFMPMAISFVGASVIWKFVYDYRGDGADQIGILNAIVVALGGEPHVWIAMPFWNNFFLMVILLWIQTGFAMVLLSAALRGIPEETIEAAVIDGANGLQIFFKIMVPQIYNTIAVVWTTITIIVLKIFDIVLAMTNGQWDTQVLANLMFDWMFRGGGDFGRGATIAIVIMVLVIPIMVWNIRNARKEMEGR, from the coding sequence GTGGAACAAGTCATCAAGGCCCTCTTGGCCGTCGTCATCGGCGTTGCTGCCGCTGTTATCTATTTCTACGGTTCGAACAAGCTGCTCGACATCATCTTCCCGTCGCAGACGCGTGACCCTGCCAAGGGCGTGCGCAACCTGCGCGTTTCGGGGATGATCCGTCCGTGGCTTTTCCTCGGGCCGGCCCTGCTGTCGCTCGGCGTCTATCTGGTGTGGCCGGTGGTCGCATCCGTCGATTATTCGCTGCACGGACCTTCCGGCCAGAACTTCGTCGGGCTCGCCAACTATCGCTGGCTGTTCTTCGATGCCGAGTTCCGCGAGTCGATGTTCAACAATATGCTCTGGCTGGTCTTCGTGCCGGCGCTGTCGACCTTCTTCGGCCTGATCATCGCCTGGCTGACCGACCGCATCTGGTGGGGCTCCTTCGCCAAGATGATGATCTTCATGCCGATGGCGATCTCGTTTGTCGGCGCCTCGGTCATCTGGAAGTTCGTCTATGACTATCGCGGCGACGGCGCCGATCAGATCGGCATCCTGAACGCGATCGTGGTGGCACTCGGCGGCGAGCCGCATGTGTGGATCGCCATGCCGTTCTGGAACAACTTCTTCCTGATGGTCATCCTGCTGTGGATCCAGACCGGTTTTGCCATGGTGCTGCTGTCGGCGGCCCTGCGCGGCATTCCGGAAGAGACGATCGAAGCGGCCGTCATCGACGGCGCCAACGGGCTGCAGATCTTCTTCAAGATCATGGTTCCGCAGATCTACAACACCATTGCCGTTGTCTGGACGACGATCACCATCATCGTTCTGAAGATCTTCGATATCGTGCTCGCGATGACCAACGGGCAATGGGACACGCAGGTGCTCGCCAATCTCATGTTCGACTGGATGTTCAGAGGCGGCGGCGATTTCGGCCGCGGCGCCACGATCGCCATCGTCATCATGGTCCTCGTTATTCCGATCATGGTCTGGAACATCCGCAACGCGCGCAAAGAGATGGAGGGCCGGTAA
- a CDS encoding ABC transporter substrate-binding protein, which produces MNKALLTGVATLALFAGAAHAADLKFAPGEDSRFNWDSFTQFSEAHGDLKGQTLSIFGPWLGPDKDLFESVLAYFEEATGVNVEYSGSDSFEQQIVIDTQAGSPANIAVFPQPGLAADLAAKGLLTKLPAEAGEFLSEKYAAGQSWVDLSTYAGPDGEKSLYVFPYKADLKSLVWYVPDNFDDAGYEVPESMEDLKALTEQIVADGGTPWCIGLGSGAATGWPATDWVEDMMLRTQPPEVYDEWVTNEIPFNDPRVVNAIDEFGWFAKNDKFVDGGSAAVASTDFRDSPKGLFDSPPKCYMHHMASFIPSFFPEGTELGLDADFFYFPAYEGEDLGKPVLGAGTLFGITNDSPAAEAFIQFLETPIAHEVWMAQSGFLTPYKDVNPEAYANDTARGEGEILTQATTFRFDGSDMMPGKIGAGAFWTGMVDFVGGESAEDAANGIQKAWDAIK; this is translated from the coding sequence ATGAACAAAGCTCTTCTGACCGGCGTTGCCACGCTGGCACTTTTTGCCGGTGCGGCGCACGCCGCCGATCTCAAATTCGCTCCCGGCGAAGATTCCCGTTTCAACTGGGACAGCTTTACCCAGTTTTCCGAGGCGCATGGCGACCTGAAGGGGCAGACGCTGTCGATCTTCGGCCCGTGGCTCGGCCCGGACAAGGATTTGTTCGAAAGCGTCCTCGCCTATTTCGAGGAAGCGACCGGCGTTAATGTCGAGTATTCCGGTTCGGACTCCTTCGAGCAGCAGATCGTCATCGATACCCAGGCGGGCAGCCCGGCCAACATTGCCGTCTTCCCGCAGCCGGGTCTTGCGGCCGACCTCGCGGCCAAGGGCTTGCTCACCAAGCTTCCGGCCGAAGCCGGCGAGTTCCTGTCGGAGAAGTATGCGGCCGGCCAGTCCTGGGTTGATCTTTCTACCTATGCCGGCCCGGATGGCGAGAAGTCTCTCTATGTCTTCCCCTACAAGGCCGACCTGAAGTCGCTCGTCTGGTATGTTCCGGATAATTTCGATGATGCCGGCTACGAAGTCCCGGAATCCATGGAAGACCTGAAGGCGCTGACCGAGCAGATCGTTGCCGATGGCGGTACGCCCTGGTGCATCGGTCTTGGCTCGGGTGCCGCCACTGGCTGGCCGGCCACCGACTGGGTCGAGGACATGATGCTGCGCACGCAGCCGCCGGAAGTCTACGACGAATGGGTCACCAACGAAATCCCGTTCAACGATCCGCGTGTCGTCAACGCCATCGATGAGTTCGGCTGGTTCGCCAAGAACGACAAGTTCGTCGACGGTGGCTCCGCTGCTGTCGCCTCGACCGACTTCCGCGACAGCCCGAAGGGCCTCTTCGATTCGCCGCCGAAGTGCTACATGCATCACATGGCCTCGTTCATCCCGTCCTTCTTCCCGGAGGGCACGGAACTCGGCCTCGATGCGGACTTCTTCTACTTCCCGGCCTATGAAGGCGAAGATCTCGGCAAGCCGGTTCTTGGCGCCGGCACGCTGTTCGGCATCACCAATGACAGCCCTGCTGCCGAAGCCTTCATCCAGTTCCTGGAAACGCCGATCGCGCATGAAGTCTGGATGGCCCAGTCGGGCTTCCTGACGCCCTACAAGGACGTCAATCCGGAAGCCTATGCCAACGACACCGCGCGTGGCGAAGGTGAGATCCTGACGCAAGCCACGACCTTCCGCTTCGATGGTTCCGACATGATGCCGGGCAAGATCGGCGCGGGTGCATTCTGGACCGGCATGGTTGACTTCGTCGGCGGCGAATCCGCCGAAGATGCGGCCAACGGCATCCAGAAGGCTTGGGACGCGATCAAGTAA
- a CDS encoding LacI family DNA-binding transcriptional regulator, with amino-acid sequence MNLKQLAAQLGLSPTTVSRALNGYPEVNAETRDRVLRAARETGYRPNRTAQRLATGKAGSIGLLMPVGAEVMSDLHFGEFLRGLGETAQKEDFHLVVMPADPADEVSALRSLATSGYVDGLCLAYIRENDSRIDLMESFGLPFIVHGRFFDPPHPYPLLDVDNEASFFEATRLLLQLGHSRIGLINGDEEFGFAIRRRDGVVKALAERGLTLEPRFHASEQMTEEGGQRATERFLAAPERPTALICASMVQALGIVRAIEQAGLTLGRDISLISYDDVLPLLRPELFTVPLTTTRSSLRMAGRRIAERLIHAIKGSTQDTLEELWRPELVVRASTGQAPGKN; translated from the coding sequence GTGAATTTGAAACAACTGGCAGCCCAGCTCGGGCTGTCTCCAACCACGGTCAGCCGGGCGCTGAACGGCTATCCCGAGGTCAATGCCGAAACGCGCGACCGGGTCCTGCGCGCCGCGCGCGAAACCGGCTACCGCCCGAACCGCACTGCCCAGCGGCTCGCAACCGGCAAGGCCGGCTCGATCGGCCTTCTGATGCCCGTGGGCGCCGAGGTGATGTCGGACCTGCATTTTGGCGAATTCCTGCGCGGCCTCGGCGAAACCGCACAGAAGGAAGACTTTCACCTGGTGGTCATGCCCGCCGATCCGGCCGACGAGGTCTCGGCGCTGCGCAGCCTCGCCACCAGCGGCTATGTCGATGGCCTCTGCCTCGCCTATATCCGCGAGAACGACAGCCGCATCGACCTGATGGAATCCTTCGGGCTGCCGTTCATCGTCCATGGCCGCTTCTTCGACCCGCCCCACCCCTACCCCTTGCTCGACGTCGACAACGAGGCGTCGTTCTTCGAAGCCACGCGATTGTTGCTGCAGCTCGGCCACAGCCGCATCGGGCTGATCAACGGTGACGAGGAATTCGGCTTTGCCATCCGTCGCCGCGATGGCGTGGTCAAGGCTCTTGCCGAGCGCGGCCTGACGCTTGAGCCGCGCTTCCATGCTTCCGAACAGATGACGGAGGAAGGCGGCCAGCGCGCCACCGAGCGCTTTCTTGCCGCGCCGGAGCGGCCAACCGCGCTTATTTGTGCGAGCATGGTGCAGGCGCTCGGCATTGTGCGCGCCATCGAGCAGGCCGGACTGACGCTCGGACGGGACATTTCGCTGATTTCCTATGACGATGTCCTGCCGCTGCTGCGCCCCGAGCTGTTCACGGTACCGCTGACCACGACGCGCTCCTCGCTGCGCATGGCCGGCCGGCGCATCGCCGAACGCCTGATCCACGCGATCAAGGGCAGTACGCAGGACACTCTGGAAGAGCTGTGGCGGCCGGAACTCGTGGTCCGCGCCTCGACAGGACAGGCGCCGGGAAAGAACTGA
- a CDS encoding ArsR/SmtB family transcription factor: MSTFDPFVAISDPNRRHLLMALRREPKTVTELSEGLPISRPAVSQHLKALLDSKLVRVTPVGTKRFYAINPEGFTTLNVWIRQF, translated from the coding sequence ATGAGCACGTTTGACCCCTTTGTTGCAATTTCCGACCCGAATCGCCGTCACCTGTTGATGGCGCTTCGGCGCGAACCCAAAACGGTTACCGAACTTTCCGAAGGCCTGCCGATCAGCCGGCCTGCGGTCTCGCAGCATTTGAAAGCCTTGCTCGATAGCAAGCTCGTCCGGGTCACCCCTGTCGGGACAAAAAGGTTTTATGCAATCAATCCTGAAGGTTTCACCACGCTGAACGTCTGGATAAGGCAGTTCTGA
- a CDS encoding DUF882 domain-containing protein, with protein sequence MPIRPTVSLLRRTLIVLAMVATVFLTLGGAEARAETRTLKIYYVHTGERAEITFKRNGRYDKKGLEQLNWFLRDWRHSEPTNMDPRLFDLVWEVYQKVGAKDYINVVSAYRSPATNSMLRKNTSGVAKNSQHIQGKAMDFFIPGVPLAKLRATAMQMQRGGVGYYPTSGSPFVHLDVASVRAWPRMSRSQLAAIFPEGHTLHIPSDGKPLPGYSEALAEYKAKGSVGSSAPVAVASTEDGDEDERPNLLAMLFGGRDKGGNDEAPTPRASPRTAAPSRTAPAVEPAQRPVDILTAAVSFDDLDIPLPLSRPGAADADLGTPLATALVDPTPPVAEVVSTPEALLAANIPLPQARPASLGDGVSVADVLVADAAAPVEASPVEVAALDDGAGDAPFDLMDNNNVPVPSPRLAYAATTSSGTSIDPVASQSVLAVATPRPDPRRSAHAELASKLDTMGNTTEVAVNEADDFRAQFRPTAARINAAAPDYPVKGARPTEAILVSFNSTSSPITGNASSKNLAAKPSQSRDGTSLVESNKEETEKLSIVEYFDKSRF encoded by the coding sequence TTGCCAATCCGTCCAACTGTATCGCTTCTGCGACGGACACTCATTGTGCTGGCAATGGTCGCCACTGTTTTTCTGACGCTTGGCGGCGCTGAGGCCCGTGCGGAAACGCGCACGCTCAAGATTTATTATGTCCATACCGGCGAACGCGCCGAGATCACCTTCAAGCGCAATGGCCGCTACGACAAGAAGGGGCTCGAGCAGCTCAACTGGTTCCTGCGCGACTGGCGCCACAGCGAGCCGACCAACATGGATCCGCGGCTGTTCGATCTGGTCTGGGAAGTCTACCAGAAGGTCGGCGCCAAGGATTACATCAACGTCGTTTCCGCCTATCGCTCGCCAGCGACCAACTCGATGCTCCGCAAGAACACCTCCGGTGTTGCCAAGAATTCCCAGCATATCCAGGGCAAGGCGATGGACTTCTTCATCCCCGGTGTGCCGTTGGCCAAGCTCAGGGCAACCGCGATGCAGATGCAGCGCGGCGGCGTCGGTTATTATCCGACCTCCGGTTCGCCTTTCGTGCATCTTGATGTGGCGAGCGTGCGCGCCTGGCCGCGCATGAGCCGCAGCCAGCTCGCGGCAATCTTCCCGGAAGGCCACACCCTTCACATTCCTTCAGACGGCAAGCCGCTGCCGGGCTATTCCGAAGCTTTGGCCGAGTACAAGGCCAAGGGTTCCGTGGGAAGCTCCGCCCCGGTTGCTGTTGCAAGTACGGAGGACGGCGACGAGGATGAGCGTCCCAACCTGCTCGCCATGCTCTTTGGTGGCCGCGACAAGGGCGGCAATGATGAAGCGCCGACGCCGCGTGCTTCGCCGCGCACTGCAGCGCCGTCGCGCACCGCGCCTGCCGTCGAGCCGGCACAGCGTCCCGTCGATATCCTGACGGCTGCCGTTTCCTTCGACGATCTCGACATCCCGCTGCCGCTGAGCAGGCCAGGTGCTGCCGATGCCGACCTCGGCACGCCGCTTGCGACCGCGCTTGTCGATCCGACCCCGCCTGTTGCCGAAGTTGTCTCAACGCCAGAGGCTCTGCTTGCCGCCAATATTCCGCTTCCGCAGGCGCGGCCGGCTTCGCTTGGCGATGGGGTGTCCGTGGCTGACGTGCTGGTCGCCGATGCCGCTGCGCCCGTGGAGGCAAGCCCGGTGGAGGTGGCAGCACTTGACGATGGCGCCGGCGACGCGCCCTTCGATCTGATGGACAACAACAACGTGCCTGTTCCGAGCCCGCGTCTGGCCTACGCGGCGACCACCAGCAGCGGAACCTCGATCGATCCGGTGGCCTCGCAGTCCGTGCTCGCCGTGGCGACACCGCGGCCCGATCCGCGCCGTTCAGCCCATGCCGAACTTGCGAGCAAGCTTGACACGATGGGCAACACCACCGAGGTCGCGGTGAACGAAGCTGATGACTTCCGCGCTCAGTTCCGCCCGACGGCTGCCCGCATCAACGCCGCCGCTCCGGACTATCCGGTCAAGGGCGCGCGGCCGACCGAGGCGATCCTGGTGTCGTTCAATAGCACGAGTTCACCTATTACTGGTAATGCGAGCAGTAAAAACCTGGCGGCGAAACCATCACAGTCCCGTGATGGCACGTCTTTAGTCGAATCTAATAAAGAAGAAACCGAGAAATTGTCGATCGTCGAGTATTTTGACAAATCGCGATTTTAA
- a CDS encoding M3 family oligoendopeptidase, producing the protein MTRAPAETAAQADDNTLGTLPLWDLTHLYPGADSPAFKSAFDGAASAARDFAARFRGKLAEAAGKTGDDGLGAAVEEYEAIGDTLGRLGSFAGLSYYANAADPVLRKLYGDTSARITEIYADLLFFELELNRLSEEEIEKALAADARFAHYRPWVLDLRKEKPHQLDDRTEQLFMEKSMTGSQAFNRLFDQTMDAMRFTIDGEEMPLEKALNMLSDVKEPVRRKAAEALATTFKVNLPTFSLIMNTIAKDTEINGRWHAFEDIADSRHLSNRVERDVVDALTEAVRDAYPRLSHRYYAMKAKWLGMDQMNYWDRNAPLPETVERTIPWDEAKDTVLSAYGAFSPDMADIARRFFDENWIDAPIRPGKRTGAFAHPTVPSAHPYVLVNYLGKPRDVMTLAHELGHGVHQVLAAKQGALMCSTPLTLAETASVFGEMLTFRALLAKTTDKATRKAMLAQKVEDMINTVVRQIAFYQFERKVHTARREGELTEDQINEMWMSVQAESLGPAIKLADGYETYWSYVPHFIHSPFYVYAYAFGDCLVNSLYAVYQNAESGFQDKYFDMLTAGGTKHHSELLKPFGLDASDPAFWGKGLSMIEGLIDELEALDKG; encoded by the coding sequence ATGACGCGCGCACCGGCGGAGACCGCAGCTCAGGCGGATGACAACACGCTGGGCACCCTGCCGCTCTGGGACCTGACGCACCTCTACCCCGGCGCAGATTCGCCAGCATTCAAGTCCGCCTTCGATGGCGCAGCCTCTGCGGCCCGCGACTTCGCCGCCCGTTTCCGCGGCAAGCTGGCGGAAGCCGCCGGCAAGACCGGCGATGACGGTCTGGGAGCGGCCGTCGAAGAATATGAGGCGATCGGCGATACGCTCGGCCGGCTCGGCTCGTTTGCCGGCCTTTCCTATTATGCCAATGCGGCCGATCCGGTCCTGCGCAAGCTTTACGGCGATACCTCGGCGCGGATCACCGAAATCTATGCCGACCTCCTGTTCTTCGAACTGGAACTGAACCGGCTTTCGGAAGAAGAAATCGAAAAGGCACTTGCCGCCGACGCCCGCTTTGCCCACTACCGGCCCTGGGTACTGGACCTGCGCAAGGAAAAGCCGCACCAGCTCGACGACCGCACCGAGCAGCTGTTCATGGAAAAATCCATGACCGGCAGCCAGGCCTTCAACCGGCTGTTCGACCAGACCATGGATGCCATGCGCTTCACCATTGACGGCGAGGAGATGCCGCTCGAAAAGGCGCTCAACATGCTCTCCGACGTCAAGGAGCCTGTGCGCCGCAAGGCAGCCGAAGCGCTGGCCACGACCTTCAAGGTCAACCTGCCGACCTTCTCGCTGATCATGAACACGATCGCCAAGGACACCGAGATCAACGGCCGCTGGCATGCCTTCGAAGACATTGCCGATAGCCGCCACCTGTCAAATCGTGTCGAACGCGACGTGGTGGACGCGCTGACGGAAGCCGTGCGCGATGCCTATCCGCGCCTTTCCCACCGCTATTATGCGATGAAGGCGAAGTGGCTCGGCATGGATCAGATGAACTACTGGGACCGCAACGCGCCGCTGCCGGAAACCGTCGAGCGCACGATTCCGTGGGATGAAGCCAAGGATACCGTGCTTTCCGCCTATGGCGCCTTCTCGCCGGACATGGCCGACATCGCCCGCCGGTTCTTTGATGAGAACTGGATCGATGCGCCGATCCGCCCCGGCAAGCGCACCGGCGCCTTCGCCCATCCGACCGTGCCTTCCGCCCATCCTTATGTACTGGTCAATTACCTCGGCAAGCCGCGTGACGTGATGACGCTGGCGCATGAGCTCGGCCATGGCGTGCACCAGGTGCTGGCGGCAAAGCAGGGCGCGCTGATGTGCTCGACGCCGCTGACGCTTGCCGAAACCGCCTCCGTCTTCGGCGAAATGCTCACCTTCCGTGCGCTGCTTGCCAAGACCACTGACAAGGCGACCCGCAAGGCGATGCTGGCACAGAAGGTCGAGGACATGATCAACACGGTCGTGCGACAGATCGCCTTCTACCAGTTCGAGCGCAAGGTCCACACGGCGCGCCGCGAGGGCGAACTGACCGAAGACCAGATCAACGAGATGTGGATGTCTGTCCAGGCCGAAAGCCTGGGCCCGGCAATCAAGCTTGCCGACGGTTACGAGACCTACTGGAGCTACGTGCCCCACTTCATCCACTCGCCGTTCTATGTCTATGCCTATGCCTTCGGCGACTGCCTGGTGAACTCGCTCTACGCCGTCTACCAGAACGCCGAAAGCGGCTTCCAGGACAAGTATTTCGACATGCTGACCGCCGGCGGCACCAAGCATCATAGCGAACTGCTGAAGCCGTTCGGCCTCGACGCCTCCGATCCCGCCTTCTGGGGCAAGGGGCTGTCTATGATCGAAGGCCTGATCGACGAACTCGAAGCACTCGACAAGGGATAG
- a CDS encoding aminodeoxychorismate synthase component I, producing the protein MARPPIACFSDDLAGRMLTFSRPDTLIVAETADAVLPALARMEELRQAGRWMAGYMSYEAGFLLDTALAGIAPEKPDLPYLCFGVFDRPEEAAPPEPERAQDFLSEVTPAWDFETYERRFDRLHAHLMAGDCYQGNLTFPVHARWSGDPLAAFHAYAARQPVRYAAYIDLFGPRILSRSPELFFETGADGFIETHPMKGTAPRGRDAAEDEAIIAAMLDDEKTLAENCMIVDLLRNDISRISESGSVHVPKLFDIETYPTLHQMVSHVRAKLLPDVTLTEIFSALFPCGSVTGAPKISAMKILHGLEQGPRGAYCGAIGMIGPDGAMRFNVAIRTLTLHDDGRAVFNVGGGIVVDSTARGEYEEALLKARFATGALAPEGSR; encoded by the coding sequence ATGGCCCGACCGCCGATTGCCTGTTTCAGCGACGATCTCGCCGGCCGGATGCTGACCTTCAGCCGGCCCGACACGCTCATCGTCGCCGAAACGGCCGACGCCGTTCTTCCGGCGCTTGCGCGCATGGAAGAGCTGCGGCAGGCAGGCCGGTGGATGGCGGGCTATATGTCCTATGAGGCCGGGTTCCTGCTGGACACGGCACTTGCCGGGATCGCCCCCGAAAAGCCGGACCTGCCCTACCTTTGCTTCGGCGTGTTCGACAGGCCGGAGGAGGCGGCTCCACCCGAACCGGAACGAGCACAGGACTTTCTTTCGGAAGTGACGCCCGCCTGGGACTTCGAAACCTACGAACGCAGGTTCGACCGCCTTCATGCGCATCTGATGGCAGGAGATTGCTATCAGGGCAATCTCACCTTTCCTGTCCACGCCCGCTGGAGCGGCGATCCGCTTGCCGCATTTCATGCCTATGCCGCGCGCCAGCCGGTGCGCTATGCGGCCTACATCGATCTCTTCGGTCCCCGCATCCTGTCGCGCTCGCCCGAACTCTTCTTCGAGACCGGCGCCGACGGCTTCATCGAAACACACCCGATGAAGGGTACGGCCCCGCGCGGGAGAGACGCGGCCGAGGATGAGGCGATCATTGCCGCAATGCTTGATGATGAGAAGACGCTTGCCGAAAACTGCATGATCGTCGACCTGCTGCGCAACGACATTTCCCGGATATCCGAAAGCGGATCGGTTCATGTGCCGAAACTCTTCGACATCGAAACCTATCCGACGCTGCACCAGATGGTGAGCCATGTGCGGGCGAAGCTTCTACCCGATGTCACGCTCACCGAGATCTTTTCCGCTCTCTTTCCCTGCGGTTCGGTGACCGGCGCGCCGAAGATTTCCGCTATGAAGATCCTGCATGGCCTGGAACAGGGCCCGCGCGGCGCCTATTGCGGGGCGATCGGCATGATCGGCCCGGACGGCGCCATGCGCTTCAATGTCGCGATCCGGACGCTGACGCTTCATGATGACGGCCGCGCCGTCTTCAATGTCGGCGGCGGCATCGTTGTTGATTCGACTGCGCGCGGCGAATATGAAGAAGCCTTGCTGAAGGCCCGTTTCGCGACGGGCGCGCTTGCCCCGGAAGGATCCCGATGA
- a CDS encoding YciI family protein, producing MIVISLTYVQPMEEVEKHFDGHIEWLNRHYQAGDFVASGRKVPRTGGVILSHGTIEEVEAICREDPFVAEGVATFELTEVDFSRTLPALEGLKG from the coding sequence ATGATCGTCATCTCGCTCACCTATGTTCAGCCGATGGAAGAGGTCGAAAAACATTTCGACGGCCACATAGAATGGCTGAACCGGCACTATCAGGCGGGCGATTTCGTCGCTTCCGGCCGCAAGGTGCCGCGGACGGGCGGTGTCATCCTGTCTCACGGCACGATCGAAGAGGTCGAGGCCATCTGCCGGGAAGACCCCTTCGTCGCCGAAGGCGTCGCTACCTTCGAACTCACCGAGGTGGATTTCTCGCGCACGCTGCCGGCGCTCGAAGGCCTTAAGGGATAG
- a CDS encoding heme-dependent oxidative N-demethylase family protein: MERSLRHMPYGRAYKPFSIGLSQLAPDNWLEPDDELGRYLDEKRSLLAERRDEIFRAEEDSLKAQREALSMLVAHLAERHGNLYRRDGNLMQVAHRSVALDAAEPPLLTAGLIVQDDLAILIKHDDAWHLAAGFIAFPSSWSLADKAGKPMDTVHADVPGFQAGTRNAALVTRIFDNLKPGLPAERFNWSFKGSAALAMPVSKHLPEDPFRPVRPIADNVLRVERQTLTRLPETGAILFTIRIYADPLAAILRHPEHVTIAHEMIRQLDGLTAEERAYKSMADADVDALRAHLVPIAGRPVEVDR; encoded by the coding sequence ATGGAACGTTCGCTCCGGCACATGCCCTATGGCCGCGCCTACAAGCCCTTCTCCATCGGCCTTTCCCAGCTTGCACCCGACAATTGGCTCGAACCCGACGACGAACTCGGCCGCTATCTCGATGAAAAGCGCTCGCTGCTTGCCGAACGCCGCGACGAGATTTTTCGTGCAGAAGAGGACAGCCTCAAGGCTCAGCGGGAGGCGCTTTCGATGCTTGTCGCCCATCTCGCGGAACGCCACGGCAACCTCTATCGACGCGACGGCAACCTCATGCAGGTCGCACACCGCTCGGTGGCCCTCGACGCCGCCGAACCGCCGCTATTGACGGCCGGCCTGATTGTGCAGGACGATCTTGCGATCCTGATCAAGCACGACGATGCCTGGCATCTCGCCGCCGGCTTCATCGCCTTCCCCTCCTCCTGGTCGCTCGCCGACAAGGCCGGCAAGCCGATGGATACGGTGCACGCGGATGTTCCCGGCTTCCAGGCCGGCACGCGCAACGCGGCGCTGGTCACCCGCATCTTCGACAACCTGAAGCCCGGCCTTCCCGCCGAGCGCTTCAACTGGTCGTTCAAGGGCAGCGCCGCCCTCGCCATGCCAGTCTCGAAGCATTTGCCCGAAGATCCGTTCCGCCCGGTTCGGCCGATCGCCGATAACGTTCTCAGGGTCGAACGCCAGACACTGACCCGATTGCCGGAGACAGGCGCCATCCTGTTCACGATCCGCATCTATGCCGACCCGCTTGCCGCCATTCTCCGCCACCCGGAGCATGTGACCATCGCCCACGAGATGATACGCCAGCTTGACGGGCTGACGGCCGAAGAGCGGGCCTACAAGAGCATGGCGGACGCCGATGTCGATGCCCTGCGTGCGCATCTGGTGCCGATTGCCGGTCGCCCGGTGGAAGTGGACCGGTAA